From one Thunnus maccoyii chromosome 6, fThuMac1.1, whole genome shotgun sequence genomic stretch:
- the LOC121898503 gene encoding von Willebrand factor A domain-containing protein 5A-like — protein MNHCGLLTAKKEPVPLKSIEVELEVRDHVATLVSTLLYENKEDKPLEAVFVFPLPGDAAVCHFSAKIGQTQIVAEVKEKQKAHEEYDDALSSGQQAFLLEESDQSPDIFSLSVGSLPPGESASIRLEYVTELAVQADDGLRFCLPAVLNPRYEPQGRKTRQHFLLSAHHT, from the exons ATGAACCACTGTGGTCTGCTAACTGCCAAGAAGGAACCAG TTCCTCTGAAGAGCATTGAAGTGGAGCTGGAGGTGAGGGACCATGTGGCTACACTGGTCTCCACTCTGCTCTACGAGAACAAGGAGGACAAACCACTGGAggctgtttttgtcttccctctGCCTGGAGatgctgctgtctgtcattTCAGTGCTAAGATTGGACAAACACAGATTGTAGCTGAGGTGAAGGAGAAACAGAAG GCTCATGAGGAGTAtgatgatgcactgagctctgGTCAGCAGGCCTTCCTATTGGAGGAGAGTGATCAGAGCCCGGATATATTCTCTCTGAGTGTGGGCAGTCTGCCTCCAGGAGAGAGCGCCTCCATCAGGCTGGAGTACGTCACTGAGCTGGCTGTGCAGGCTGATGACGGGCTGAGGTTTTGTCTGCCTGCTGTGCTCAACCCTCGCTACGAACCTCAGGGTAGGAAAACCAGACAACACTTTCTGCTTAGTGCACACCACACCTGA